The Patescibacteria group bacterium sequence TATTTTATTCTAACTTATAGTAGTGTGTCACTCTTTTTTATTATCATTGGAATTGATAGACCACTCGTGAGAGCTATTATTCCGTCTGTTGTATATTATTTATTCCTAGTATCAATAGACCTTGTTAAGAAGTGGTGGATAGAAAGTCATAAATAATTAATATTCTTCAAGTGTTGAGGTGTCACCGATTGGCTGTCTTAGTTCTTTTGCTCTTAAGATTCGTCTCATAATTTTACCACTTTTTGTTTTAGGCAATTTATCTATAAATTCTATTTCTCGTGGATATGCGTGGCCTGCTAAATGTTGTTTTACATGTTCTTGAAGTTTAAGTTTTAATTCATCAGTTGGTTTAACTCCAGGTTTTAGAACAATAAATGCCTTGATAATTTCTCCTCTTATTGGATCTGGTTTGCCTATCACTCCTGCTTCAACAACACCTTCATATCCGACAAGTACACTCTCAACTTCAAAAGGGCCAACTCTTTCTCCTGATGTCTTGATAACATCATCTGCTCGACCGATAAACCAAAAATATCCATCTTTATCTTTCCAAGCTCTATCACCTGATATATACCAACCGTTTTTAAAGTATGAATCATATTTTTCTTGGTTTTGCCATACTGTTCGCATCATTGATGGCCAAGGAGGACGAATAGCTAAATTACCTTCTTCTCCTACTGGGACTATGTTTCCATCATCATCTACGATTTCAGCCACTATCCAGGGTAAAGGTTTACCCATAGAACCTACTTTAAGAGGAATATTAGGAGTATTGGCAATCATAATTGAACCCGTTTCTGTTTGCCACCAAGTGTCATGAAAATATTTTCCACCAAATGCAGATCTACTCCAGATGATTGCTTCTGGGTTGAGAGGCTCTCCAACTGAAGCTAGGTGACGAAGAGATGATAAAGAATATTTTTTAAGAAGTTCGTTACCTTCTGCCATTAGCATGCGAATTGCGGTTGGAGCAGTGTACCAAACAGTAATTTTATATTTGTCAATAAAAGAATACCATTTCTGAGGATCAAATCTACCATTATAAACAAATGTTGTAACACCTAGTGAGAGATTGGCTAGTATTCCATACACTATTCCAGTTATCCATCCAGGGTCTGCTGTGCACCAGTAGATATCATCTTCTTTTAAGTCTAGTACAAGTTTTGCACTTTCTACTTGTTGAATTAGACCATAGTGGGCATGGACAATGCCTTTTGGTTTGCCTGTTGTTCCTGAGGTATAGAGCATAAAAGCATAATCTTCAGCTCTTGTGTGGTAAACTGAATAGACATCAGATTGAGATTTAATTTCTTTCTGATATTCTTCACTATCTATAATAAAAATATGTTCTAAATCAGGGAGTTCTGAACGAATAGGCTCTATTCTCTTTGCCAGTTCGTAGGTAGTAAAGATTGCTTTAGCTTTGGAATTTGTAAGGCGGTCTCTTAAAGCTTCGGTACCGAAAGTGGCAAACATAGTCCCAGCAATTGCACCTGTTTTGATAATTCCTAAAAAATTAATATAGAGCTCAGGAATACGTGGAAGAAAGAGAAAGATTCGATCGCCTTTATTGATTACATAGGAGCTTAGCAAATTAGCGACTTGATTAGTTTTTCTTACTAAATCACCATAGCTTAATTTAGTGACCACACCATTATCATTTTCAAATATAAATGCAGTTTTATCTTCATTTCCAAGATCAAGATGTTTGTCCAAAACAGAGTAAGCTATATTGAGATTTCCATCAGGAAACCATTCAAGATTTGCTGCTTTTTCTTCCCAATTGTATGTTTTATTCATAATTTAAATAATTTATTGACGTTCAATCATCTGAAGTTGTTGATCAATCTGAAGAAGACGGTTATATTTGGCAACACGCTCTCCACGTGCAGGAGCACCAAATTTCACATAATCTGCAGATGTGGCCACTGCAAAATCTGCTATAAAATCATCATTGGTTTCACCGCTTCTGTGAGAAACAACTATTTTAAGACCTGAGTGACGAGCTATTTCCACTACTGCAAGTGCTTCTATAACCGTTCCAATTTGATTAGGTTTGATGACAATACTATTAATAGACTTCTTGTAGAGAGCCATTTGGAGACGAAAAGGATTTGTTGCTGTCAAATCGTCTCCAACAATCAATGCATATTGACTTATCTTGGGAAATACTGTTTCCCAACCATCCCAGTCATCTTCACTAAGCGGATCCTCAAGATAGAGAATATGGTATTTTTTTACCAATTCTTCATACCATGAGATAAGTTCAGCTGAATTGAGAGACATTGATTTATCTTTAATTTTATAATGCTGGTCGGTGTAAAAAGAATTGGCTGCGGCATCTATGCCTAAAAAAATATCATAACCTAGCCTTAAATTTGATTCTTCTACAGCTTGCACCATAAGAGAAAGTGCATCTTCATTTGTATCAAGGCTAGGACTAAAGCCTCCCTCATCTCCAACAAGCGTTGATAAATTATTACGTCTTAAGACGTCTTTTGTAGTCTGATAGACTGTGACTCCTAGTTGAAGAGAGTCTGAAAAAGTCTTAAATGTTGCTGGGATAATATGAAATTCTTGAATATCCAATGTATTTTCAGTATGAAGCCCACCATTAATGATGTTAAAAATAGGAGAGGGGATTTTAAGTTCTTGATTTTCTCTTTTTATAAAATTTCTAAGGTAAAGAAATAAAGGAAGAACAGAGCTTTTTGCGGCAGCTTTAGCTACTGCCATAGAAACTGGTAAAGTCGCATTAGCGCCGAGCTTTGATTTTGTTTGTGTACCATCAAGTTCAATCATCGTTCTATCTATTCTTTGTTGATCAGAGGCTTCAATACCTATAAGAGCAGGAGCAATTTTTTCATGAATAATTTGTACAGCTTTAAGAACACCTAAACCTTTGAAACGACGCAAATCATTATCGCGAAGCTCAAAAGCTTCATAAGTACTTCTTGAAATTCCAGAAGGTGAGGACGCAACAGCTGTTGAACCATCAGAAAGGATTACTCTTGCCTCAACAGTAGGATTTCCTCTTGCATCTATGATCTCACGAGCAATGATTTGTTTGATTTTAGCCATACTTAATATAAGTAAACAAAAAAGCAATCTCTATATTTAAATACGATTATTTCTCAAATAATTTCTTTTCTGCTTCAGCAACTGTCTTGCGTACAGAGTCAATTGCATCTTCGGATACAGAGATACTGGTAATACCCCATTGCACT is a genomic window containing:
- the acsA gene encoding acetyl-coenzyme A synthetase, which encodes MNKTYNWEEKAANLEWFPDGNLNIAYSVLDKHLDLGNEDKTAFIFENDNGVVTKLSYGDLVRKTNQVANLLSSYVINKGDRIFLFLPRIPELYINFLGIIKTGAIAGTMFATFGTEALRDRLTNSKAKAIFTTYELAKRIEPIRSELPDLEHIFIIDSEEYQKEIKSQSDVYSVYHTRAEDYAFMLYTSGTTGKPKGIVHAHYGLIQQVESAKLVLDLKEDDIYWCTADPGWITGIVYGILANLSLGVTTFVYNGRFDPQKWYSFIDKYKITVWYTAPTAIRMLMAEGNELLKKYSLSSLRHLASVGEPLNPEAIIWSRSAFGGKYFHDTWWQTETGSIMIANTPNIPLKVGSMGKPLPWIVAEIVDDDGNIVPVGEEGNLAIRPPWPSMMRTVWQNQEKYDSYFKNGWYISGDRAWKDKDGYFWFIGRADDVIKTSGERVGPFEVESVLVGYEGVVEAGVIGKPDPIRGEIIKAFIVLKPGVKPTDELKLKLQEHVKQHLAGHAYPREIEFIDKLPKTKSGKIMRRILRAKELRQPIGDTSTLEEY
- a CDS encoding enolase, encoding MAKIKQIIAREIIDARGNPTVEARVILSDGSTAVASSPSGISRSTYEAFELRDNDLRRFKGLGVLKAVQIIHEKIAPALIGIEASDQQRIDRTMIELDGTQTKSKLGANATLPVSMAVAKAAAKSSVLPLFLYLRNFIKRENQELKIPSPIFNIINGGLHTENTLDIQEFHIIPATFKTFSDSLQLGVTVYQTTKDVLRRNNLSTLVGDEGGFSPSLDTNEDALSLMVQAVEESNLRLGYDIFLGIDAAANSFYTDQHYKIKDKSMSLNSAELISWYEELVKKYHILYLEDPLSEDDWDGWETVFPKISQYALIVGDDLTATNPFRLQMALYKKSINSIVIKPNQIGTVIEALAVVEIARHSGLKIVVSHRSGETNDDFIADFAVATSADYVKFGAPARGERVAKYNRLLQIDQQLQMIERQ